CAGGGAACTCCAACTCCCAATGAAAGAAGTGCCGCCTGGCTGCCACCTCGGTGGCCACGGCCAAGGCAGTCTCACTGGGTTGGCCAAACTGCAGCGGCAGCGGGGCCACGTCGATCTGGTCCCCAGGCCAGAACCACAGCGCGCACCACAGGTCCATGCGGGCCTTCAGCGCATGGTAGTGCGGGTTGGCCAGCACCTCCTCGCGGTAGACGGTGGCGCGGCGGTCGCTGTCGTGCACAGGCAGGCGGTGCAGCTTGCGGAACACCTTCAGCAGTTCGTTGTGCACCTCGCTGGCTTCCAGCCCACCTTCCAGCGTGATCTGGCCGCTCAGTTGACCGATCAGCTGCTCAGGTACGGCCTTGCTGCGCGCAGCAATGGCGGCGGTGAACTTGTCGCCGCGCTTCTTGCCCTTGGCGTCGGTGTAGGAGTGATTGACCAGATTCTGTGGCTTGTCCTTCTGGTAGTCCTTGTCTCCACCTTCGCGCTCCCAGGCCAGGGCCGGATAGTCACGGTAAGTGTCAAACCAAGTGCCGACCAAGGCGTTGCCTACCTTGAGCTTGTGGTCCAGGAAGCCGAATGGCAGGTCCCGGTCCATGGTTTCCACCCACAGGGCCATGCGGCCCAATTCCACGGCCAGTGGGTCCAGGTCCACGCCGTAGAGGCAGCGCTCGACGATGTGGCGCTTGAGTTGGGCACGCAGTGCGTCTTCAAAGCCTTCCTCGGTGGGGCGCAGCTTCAACAGTTCATCGCTCAGCACCTCGCTGATCTGGCCATCGGCCATGCGGGGCACGCCACCGTCTTCCGACCGTTCAATCAGCTTGTGGTGGTACAGCGAAGCCACCAGGGCATCGGTCAGGTAGCGCAGCGCACCGGCCAGGAAGGAGCCTGAGCCCATGGCCGGGTCGCACACCTTGAGCGCCAGGATGTCTTCAGGCCGCTTCGGCACCCAGTCCACTACTTCGGTCAAGCCAGTGCGCGTGTCGACTTCGGTGCGGGCCGCTTCATAGGCCAAGGGTTGCAGGGCACGGCGCACGGTGGGTGCGGCCAATTGAGGGCGGGTGTAGAAAGTGCCCGCGCCTTTTCGTGTACCACCCCAGCGAACCAGGTAGAACTGGCCTGGCGCGACCTGGCGCGCACACAGACTGCGAGCGGCCTTGGCCAAGGCCTCGGCATCTTCGCCGTCAGCAGCCCCCGCCGCTCGGCGACCACGAGGCTTCTTCACCAAACCAGCGATGACGGCGGCCTTCTCCAGCCACGCCTGGGCGCGTTGCAGGTGGTCTTGGCTGAGGGCCAGCTCGTCATCTTCAGCAGCGACGTCTGTTGGCGCCTCCTCAGGCTCTGCAACCTCTTCAATGTCGTCAGCCTCTGCATCAGATCCGGCTTCCTCGTCGGCCTCAGCGGCTTCGTCCTCACCGCCATCGTCATCACCATCGCCACCGCCGGCTTTGTCTTTTTTCTTGAGCGCGTCGAACAACTGCTTGATCACGGCATCGCTCATCCCTTCCAACTGCGACAGGGTCAAGGCAGGTTCGTTGCCCACCGCCAGGAAGATGACCGGGTCATCAACAGCCGCTTGCTTGAGTTCGAAGTCCAGCAGGCCCTCGTACAAGATGCCGATGTACTCGGACGACAGGGCCGAGAAATCAACGGGCGATGGCACCAACCGACTGCTGCGACCTTGCCGAACCCGCATCACCGTTCGGGTGAGCAGTTGCAGCATGCGGTGAACCTGACGGTCGGTCACGGCGTTTTGCGGCCCCTCCAACAAGGCCAGGGCACGATCAATGCCGTCTTTGGAGGCAGCGTCGCCAGGTGCGAACAGTGCGCCGCTGTAGTGCGGCACGGGCAAGGCTTCGTGAGACGAGCCTTCGTGGATCAGCCGGAACAGGGCCATCAACCGGGGCCAGGCACTGCGGCTTTGCGACAAACGATCGTTGCCACGGCCAGTGGCACGGCGATCCAGCGTCTGGCGCAGGCCTTCGAGGCTGTAGGCACGCTGGTAGACCGGGTTGTCCACCGGCAGCAGGTTCCGGGCTTCAGCAAAGAGCGTGATGATGCAACGCATCACGATGCGTGAACCTGCCACGTACAGATCGGCATAGGCGGGCGCCGTACCGGCCTGCTGGGCCTGCTCGATGGCGCCATGCGATGCGGTGATCAGCTCTTCCACAGCCTGGCGTACACGCTCGCCCAACACAGCAGACAAGTCTGCCTGGCCTTTGCGGGATGCCAGAATGGCACTGAGGAGGACGCCGTGTCGCTGCCCGGCCTCTGCCACCAGCGCGGACCGGTTGAGCAACTGGCGCCACGCGGTGACCTGGGAGCCAGGGGCACCTTCGACAAACCACAGGTCGATGTCCCATTCACACCAGGCGTCGTAGTCTTGGCCGGCATGCACCAGCCGCCACTGTCGGCCGTTGGTCACCAGTGCCAGCGGTTGCTGCTTCTGGCGCAGCCATTCCACGACGCGGCTGAGCAGTTGGCGCGAGCGCCCCACACCCAGGCGGCCGCTGAATTGGCGTGAAGCGCCGTCTTCCGGCACGAAGACCGGCAGTACCTCACCTTGCGGCCCTTGCCACAGGCGGCGTGGCTTGACCAGGACGCCCGTGAAGCTGCGCAGGCTCCAACGTGCATCTACCGCCTGGGCCTTCTGCCATTCACCATCGGGCAGTTCAGCCAGGTCATGCAGCACGAAGTCCAGCAGCGCACCCAGTTGCTCGTTCTCGCCATTGAAGGCTGTGAGCGCGCGGCGCAGGCGCTCGGCCCGCCAGGCAGGCAGCGGCGAAAGCTCGGTAGCAAATTCGTTGGCAACTTTGTCCGGCGAGATGAGCAGGCCACCATGCTTGAGGCTGCTCCACCAATCGATGGCGATGCTCATTGCGTGCTCCCCGGCAGACGAATCTCGATGGTCACGGGGAAGACTTGAGCCGATCCCAGGAGTGCAAAGCGATGGGGCATGACGTGTTTGAGGATGCGGTCCCGCTCCTGTGTCAGGCGTTCGAGCAGGTCTCCGAACTGGCCTTGTCGGCGCTTGAGCTCATCTTGCAGATCGCGCAATTCACGTTCCGCCTTCTCGTTGGCGTCTTCCAGTAACGAGTACTGCAGTTGCTGCTTGCGGTGCTCTTCGATCTCGCGCTTGATCTTTTCGATGCTCTGCTCGCGTTGCAGGCTGGCCACCTCGCGAATACGGCGCTCGAAAGCAGCTTTCTCGTGTTCAGTAGCAGTGCTACCGGCCGATTTGAGTTCGCGAGCCAATGTGGTGGTCAGTTGATCGCGGTAGGCGTTCAACCAGGTTTTGACGCTGGTGTCGACGTCGTCCCAGATGTCGCGAGCGGCGGGCACGATGGCTGCGTCCTCGGCTCCAGGCATAGTTGCTGCATGTGGCCCGGCGTACGGCAGCATGCTGCCCAGCTTGCCACCCGACACCGGTAGGGCCACGGTGCGCACCCAGTGGTGCAGCGTTTCGCGGAGTTCGTTGATGCCCAGCTCCTCAATGGTCAGCAGCACAAGCGCATCTGCCCCGGCCGGCACATGGCCACGGGTGGCCACCCAGCGACTCGGCGGAGCGAACTCGCTTTGCCCCCCCGGAAAGCGCAACCGGGCGAACGAGGTCAGCGCCTGGCGCATCACCGGATGGCCAAGGTGCATCAGGACCGTGTCAGGCGACGGGCGGAACACCGGGCGCCCGTTGATGGTGTGGACGAAGTAGCGGTTGTCGAACACCAGCCAAGGCATGGCACCAGCCACGCCGCGATCACCACGCAGGCGCAGGCTGTCATCAGCCACGGCTTGCCAGCGCGCTGGCAGGGGTGTGCGCAGCCGCATGCGTCCGGTCGCGTCCGGGCCTTGCAATGGCTCATGGGCCGAGCCCAGGCCCAGTGCCATACGCAGGGTGTTTTGAAGGGTTTGAGGGGTCAGATCCAGGTCGGTCAGCAAGCGCTCCAAGCGCGCACGCTCTTCGATTCCGCGCTCGGCTGTGACCACGCGGGCGTCGTCCGTGGCGTGTTGTCGGGTCCCGATCTCGCGGTCCAGGTCGGCCAACACGTCCTGATCGTCGTTCAGCTCCATCATGCGACGCTGAAATGCCGCGTCGAACAACTCACCGACTGATCCCAAGTCCTCGCGGATGTCGTTGACCTTCTCCAGCACGCGGGCCACAAAGGCCAGGTCGGCATCATCGTCACTGGCGAAGTGAAAGATCGTGACATCGCGCGCCTGGCCATGCCGGTCGATACGGCCGTTGCGCTGCTCCAGCCGAGAGGGGTTCCAGGGGATCTCGTAGTGCACCAAAAACCGAGCGGTGTGCTGGAGGTTCAAGCCCTCGGACGCAGCATCGGTGGCCACCAGGATCTGGACTGCAGAGCCCGGGTCATTGAAGGCAAGCTTGATGCGCTCGCGATCTTCATCGGACATGCCGCCGTAAAGCTGGACGATGGCGCCTGTGTCGGCACCGTACTCGCGCTCCAAGCGCTGCACCAGGTAATCCAGAGTGGTCTTGTATTCGGTGAAGATGATCAAGCGCTCGTCAGGGTTCCAGGCCTCAGCGTTGCGCAAGCGCTCACTGATCAGCTCTTTCAGCCGGTCGAAGCGAGCATCAACGGCAGGCACCTTGGTGGTGACTGGCAAGTCGGTCAGCTTCAGCGCCTGGAGGGCTGCATCGACTGCGGCCACTTCTTTGGTCAGTTTCCCCAAGTAAGGGTGCATCCAGGCGCCGACAACGTGCGCCGCATGCAGGTTCCGGCTTTCGCGCTCCTGATCGTCATCGATGTCTTCCTCAACGGCCCGACGAGCGGCCAGCACTTCGCTTGCATGGGTCTGCTCCTGTGCATCAAGGCCCGCTTTGAAGCGCAGCCAGCTGTCCGCGAAGGTGACCGGGCTGGACAGCAGACGCTTGCGCAGCACCTCGATGGCAAAGTTCAGCACGGAGCGCACTTCAGGGGCCGCCAAGATCTGGCGCTTAAGGGCCGCGCAGAACGCTCGCACGGCCACGGCCAGGTCTTTCTCGGCCCGCATCATGTAGAGCGGCATTGGCTTCAGGTTGCGCGTGGCGAATCGCGGCGGCCGTCCAGCATCCTTGTCTTGCGTGTTGATCTCGCTCTTGAGACGGCGGATCAGCACATCGCCGATCATGGCGCGCTCTTTTTCGGTGAAGGCGGGTGTGCGCGTGAACCGCACGGGGTCCAATTGCTCCAGGAGGCCGGAGAAACAGCGTGTGTGGCCGTTGTGCGGAGTCGCGGTCAAGAACAGCCGGTGCTCGAACCAAGGCGTCAGCAGGCGCAACATTTCTGCCAGGTCACTGTCCTCGCCAAAGTTGGACGGCATCAGGTTGTGCGCTTCGTCAACGATGAGCAGATCCCAAGGCAATTGGGCGCCCTGCTGGGTCTGCGTGGACCGGCAGTTGGCGATGAACTGCTCCAGCACGTCTGGCTGGCGCAGGTAGTGGTACGAGGTGATGATGCGGGGCAGCGCGCGCCAGGGGTTGGCGTCCAGCCCCATTTCTTTCTGCAAGCGATGCGTGGCCGCCTTGTCCACGATGTCAAAGCCCAGAGAGAACTTCTCTTCCATTTCTTGCTGCCACTGGGTACGCAGCGAGGCCGGGGTGATGATCAACACGCGCCGGATCCGGCGCTTTCGGACCAACTCGGCAAGGATCAGACCTGCTTCGACCGTTTTACCCAAGCCGACATCGTCGGCCAGCAGCAAGGACACGCGCGGCATCCGCATGGCGCGGGCCAGCGGCACCAACTGGAAGTCATCTGCACTGACGGCGCCATAAACTGGAGCAGTTGGGACCGACTCAGCTTGGCGATCGGGGTCTTCTGGCGAGAGGAATGGCGTGATGGCTGTCCAGCGCGTGGCCCGCTGGAGCGAAAGGAATTCGGCCATCTTCATGGGAGCTTCCGCATCGACCTTGGGCAATGCGTTGGGCTCCAGCACCACAGGCCCACGTTCCCGCTCCCACAACACAGTCTCTTCGGGTTCGCCATCGGCATCGCTGAACTCGATGGTGACCAAGTGGAGCAGCTCAGATGTCTTGGAGGCAGCAAATGGCTCGACGGCGGAGATGACGCCGCGCCGATTGCGCACAGTTGCCAGCATCCCTACCCGAGGAACAGAAATCTTTTCAGTATTCACAGCAAAATCCAAATCACTCCGAGGATGCTATCGCGTTTCATTTAGCGTACAGGTCGTCTCTGTCGAGTCTGGGGCGGACATGGACAGCGCCAAGAGCTGGGTCGTCTTCAATGTCCTTCGCGAGAGTGAGCGTCCCAAAATTGAAGGGGTCTTGTGCCAGTCCGCAGGCCACTGAGATGCGGTGGTAGCTACCAGGTGGGAACAGATGTTCCGCCACCTTGTTATGTCTGGGAATGTCCAGCATGTTGACGCGGTGGGCCACCCTTCCGACACCTCCGTCTACCGGCCCTCGGTACTCAGCCAGTGAACCGCCTCCGCCCGACATGAAAACTCTCAGCCCGTTAGCCCAGGCGGGTGAAAGCTTGTAGCGCTTTGTCTTGGTCTTTGCGACAACCGCCCTGACGAGCTTCTCCACCTCTTGCCCAAACAAGCCATCTCGGGCCAGAACCGTATCGGGCTTCAGGCTTGCTTGCCGTGCAAAAGCCTCAGCTTCCAGCGCGCATGAAATGGGATCTACGGCGCTGGCGTCCTGAGTATCCGCCCCCACCAACCGGTTTTGGAGCAGCATGTGAACGCCCAAAGGTTTGACCTCTGGTGCCCATATGGCGAACTTATCCTCACCCTCGCGGTGGATCACAGAAAACGTGACCACATCCAACGAACCGCCACCCACATCAACCAAACAGTGCAGTCCATCTGTTCTTTGCGATGACTGGACATAGCCTGCTACTTGAGCCAAAAACTCCGGGATGAGGCCTGGCTCGTCAGCCAGAGATTCAGGACGATTGGTCATCCAATCCAACACCTGGGATGTATCGGAATCGAGTCGACCGGGGACTTGATCTTGCAGGCTGAGGTGCCATGCCAAATGAACCAAGCGCAGGTAAGCAATCTTTTGCTGATCGTCTTCAAGACCATTGCTTGGCATGCCCAGGTTGAGCATCCAATTGAGGCGCTTGTGCCGCAACAAGTCACCATGCTCCTTGTAGGTCCATGAGCGAACGTATCGAATCACCAATGCGAGGAAGACCGCAGCTTCGCATATGGAGCGGCGTGACACTGCAGGCATGAGGAAAGGATGTTTGAGGTTTACCAACACCGATTCACGTGTTACACGAGGGTGCTGCCCTAAAACTGCCCGACCTCCCTCCAAGACTGAGTACTCGGTAGGGAGTGTCAACTGATCATCGGCGCTGTTCGCGCCATCCCACCGAACAGGGAAGATCGCGTCCATCAGGCCTACAGCCGCTTTGGTGTATGAAGTTCCAAAGTCAATGCCGATGAATACGTCGATGGGCGGCTGCCCGGTCCGCTCTTCGCCCAAGGACAGTTGGCGCCCCGCTTCAACCCAATCAGGTGCTTCAACGTACTGGCACTGCCGCGTCAATGCAGAGGGCCTAATGGAGCGAAAGGTGACAGGAACAGCAGGCTCTGCCTTGGGCTTCACCGCCGCGACAATCTGAGCTGACGCGGGCATGGGCGCTGCAAGCTTTTCTAGCAGCGGTCTTGCCGTTTTGGTTTGGGGCTGGGACCTGATCTGCTGCGACTTGGACACTGGCGCCGGTTGGCGTGTTCTATCGGATGATCCCCTTCGATCAAACTTGGCCCCAGACGGCTTATTGGTTGCCGACGTGGTTGTGCTGCGACGCAGCGGGTCCAGCGGCGGCCTCGCAGACTGGCTGTGCGTCACACGTTGGTCCGCCTGCCGTGGCGCGCTGCTTGGGCTGTCTGCCCTTATTGAGGCCAGGTCGCCCTTGATGGCCTTCAATTGATCTCGCCAATCTTTCATCGCCCGCCTCCCAACACGCGAATCACCCCGAAACAAACAGGAGAGTCATCCGGGTTGAGACGCTCTCTTTGGCGCACCCGCTCACGTTTGAGCTCAATGCGCGCACGAAGCTTATCGATCCGCCCCTGCGTGGCTTTGACAAGGCCATGGCGCGCCAGCGCTTTGTGCATGGCCAGGACACCCTCCAGCTTGCCCAACTGCTGATTCAGATGCTGATCAAGCCCATGGAGCTGGAACATCATCCGGTCTGCGTTTTCGTTCTGTTTGCGTTGCAGTGCACGCTGATACGCCCCTTGGATGTTTGAATCCAAGAGGTCATAAGCCTCTGCCACCACGTTAGCGGTCAAAACACTACCCGCCGCAAGCCAGTCGCGCCCATGCAGCCTGGCGGCGTTGATCAAGGCCTCAGCCGCATCCTCATCCAACAGATCTGCCGATGCCAATGGACAGGCCGCCTTCTGCAACCACTCTTCCTCGCTTACCCCAGAAAATGACCACTTACGGATGGAAAGTGCGTAGTCGCCAGGCTTTAAGGTTGGCACCTGCTCAGCGTCAATCTCAACACTCACCAGCCCGTGATGCGCTTGGCCTTTGCTTCGTTCACCAATAAAGCGCACCAATGGATGAAACTGGTGAATGGCCTCCCATCCACGGTTGCCCGACACGGTGATTTTGTTGATGAACCGGCACTGGCGAGGCAAGCCACTTCCCAAGGCTGACATCCCTGTCTGTCCGGTCCTTCGGCAGTATTCGTCAAAGTCTGCGGCCACTGCCGATGGCAACTGGATCGAATACTCATGAGGGCCACCGCTCTGTACGAACTGGTGCCCTTGCGCTTGTCTGACTAAAAAGTCTTTGACATAGATGATCAGGTCGTCTTCAGTCACACGACGAGAGACCTCTTGAGCGGCCTTGATGCGCTCCAATACCAAGCCGCCATGGGCCATCATCTGGGCGGCATTTTTCTCCAAACGCTCCTGCTCGATGCGAACGTTTTCCAGGGACTGTCGCGCTGCCTCAATAGCTCGCTCCTCCTCCTCCGGTGTCAGGCGACGCGTTAGCAGGGTGGATTCAAGGTTCTGAATCACCTCGCCTATGACGGGCTCAGGTTCGCCCAAGGCCTGCTCAAATACCCTCAGCCTTGAAAGCAGGCGGCTGAAGATGCGTTCGTCAATCGTGCCGCCATACATCAGGTTCCAGATGTGGATGATGTCGGCTTGCTGGCCAAGTCGATCGATACGGCCAATGCGCTGTTCAACGCGCATTGGGTTCCATGGCAGATCGTAGTTGATCAACAGCTTGCTGAACTGCAAGTCGACGCCCTCAGACGCGACCTCCGTCGACACCAAGACCCGGAGATCAGGCTGGTCGCGAAACTGATTGATCAGGTCTTGCTTGGACTCTTGCATGTTGCCCCACAGCAGCAGGGAAGGAATGCCAGCAGCACAGAGCTTCTCGGTCAGATACTTGGCGGTGACGCGGAAGGAAGTGAACAGGATCACCTTCTCACCTGGGGAGGCCGCAAAGTAGTCGCCCAGAACAGCCTTGAGGCGATGTAGCTTTGAGTCGTTAAGCTCAAGCGCCTGGACATCCAGATTTCTGGGGCGATTGGCCTTCAAAAAATCCTTCAACGATCCACTGACATCTTCGTATTCAAAGTCATTGGACTCGGACTCTTCGCTGTCTTCGACATACACGCTGGTCATGTCGTCAACCAACTCGGCCTGATCGCCTAACCATGCTTTGGCAAAGGCTGCAGGGCAGCTACAAACCTGCCGCTGTGGCGTTGCCAGCAAGAACCCATCTGAAATGCTGTGACGGAAGGCATAGTCACGCGTAACCTCGGTGACATGCTCATAGAAGGCACGCTCTTCTGCCGTCATGGCGACGATCTCGGCCTTGGGTTCACGCTTGGCCCTTTTCACTTGCACGTCGCGTTTGCGCGTGCGCGTGATCACATGTCCGAGCAGGTTGACACGCTCCAGGCCGGCCGCCAGCTCGGAACGATAGGATGGCTCCGCCAGGTCCGCATCTGTAGGCGGCGTGTCTCGTAATGCCGCCAGTTGCCGAGACCTTGCCAGCATGTCATGCGCAGCAGCCTCTTGGATGAAACCATTGATTTCTTCAGCCGTTGACCCGATGCGCAACGCCGCATCTCTGGCCGCCACCAAAGGCTGGTTTGCTTGAACCATCTCCGCAAAGTTTGATCGGTACTGAAAGTGGTCCGGGTCACACAGGCGCAGAAGGTGGAACAAATCCTCTCGGTCAGTGTTGATGGGAGTGGCAGACAGCAGCACCCGCTGATGCGAAACATCCCGAAGCATCTGGCCCAGTTTGTACGAGGCGCTTTCAGGATTGCGCATGTAGTGGGCCTCGTCATAGATGACCAAGTCCACCAACGGCTCTTCTTCTGCACAGCCATCCAGCAACTCCGCGAGCAGATGCCGAGACCCTGGTCTTTTCGAAGTGGCGCTGGCGCCAGACTTCCAGCCACGAGGTGGCCTCAGCGCCTGGTAACTGGCAATCCATGCCTTGGTCGGACCGAAGGCAGACGTGTTCTGAAGCTCACTGGTCAAAGTGGCTGCATCCACTATCTGAGACTCAATACCAAATCGGTTCAAGAGTTCGTCCCGCCATTTCTCCCTGAGCATGGCGGGGCAGACGATCAAAAGCCGCCGCATCTCTTCGCGTGCACGCAACTCCGTCCAGATGATGCCGGCCTCGATGGTCTTGCCCAAGCCGACCTCATCCGCAATCAGGATGCCGCTTGCAGGAGACTCCAGCAATGTCAAAAGCGGTTTGTATTGATGGGCATAGAAGTCAGTGTTGGTGACGCCCATCGAATAGACCAAGTTGGCCAACCGCCCCGATAGATGCACATGGGTGAGGTTGCGCCGTAAGTCTTCAGACCGGCCATACCGACCAGCGTCGATCTGTTGATAGATGTCGCCATCACCATCTTCGGTCAGCGCCTCCAGCAGCTCACTGGAGCAATAGTCAGTTGTGCCGTCGTGCCATCGAATGGAGTAGTACGGCACCCCATTCCGGGGCCGCTGATTGCCCGTGGCTGTGCCAACCTTACCTGGGTTGTCCTTGCGGCGAACCTGTGTCCCCTTTTCCATGCATACCTCCCTTATGCCGACCAGTTTTTATGGAGATCATCAAACGATGGAGGGACTTTACCGCCCGACCTCGCGCGTGCGCAGACGTGATCTCCATCAATGATTCATCGCTCCAAACCGATGACCCCGCGTTGCCTTCACGCGAGTAGAACTAGTTGCGCAAGGCGATTGTGCTCGCCCCCTGCACCGAACACTTTGAATCATCACAAGCTCAATACATGAGCCTGTGCTTGCGCTATACTCATCAACGGCAGCCGCCCCGTGACGGCTCGCGCGCCCACATTAGCAAAGCCGGGTTCGGCATCACGACATCAACAGTCTTTTTTTGCACTTCCTTCATTGGCGGTGACATCTGGTCGTGTGGGCCCGATCTTCTGGAACTGCCCTGGAGTGAAAGATGCAAGAACCCCTTACCAAGGGCCGCCTGGAACAATTGCGGCGGGATGCCCGTAAGCAACAGAAGGTCAGTGGCACACCGTACGTGCAGTTGCTGAATCAGTTTGCGCAGAGCATGGGCTTCGCCGATTGGGCTGACCTGCACCATCAACAGGAAAAGTCGCTGACCGCCCCCTTACCGAATTCAGAGCTGTATGCCGATCCGATTTACCAGATCAGCCAGGCACTGGAAACTTTTCTGCGTCAGTGCAGCAACTCAGACATCTATTGGCTGTGCCGTGGCGGAACACTTTGGGTGCGGCGACGCGACCTGAAGAACGGTGACCTGAGTACTCTCCACTTCGAGGTCATGGGTGCACTTGATCGAGCCACGCAAGATGAGGCGGACAACACCGGATTGCTCCTGTCCAACGACTTCGAGGGCTTCCCAGACCGGCTCGTCTTCCACGGTGACGAAGATGACGAAGGCAATCCCCTGGAGCCGCAAGAAGGCGTCCAAGAATGGTATTCCCACGAGCGCGGGCGCGAGATGCTGCTCGCGGAAGTTGAGGACCTTGCCATCGACGCGTACCACGGCAGCATCGAGCCGTATCTGATGGGTGAGTGACTAAATCCTGAAATGTGGGCAGGCCCACGGCCTGCCCGCTTCAGACCTCAATCACCCAAGCTTGGCAGCAATGTCCCCCGGCCTCGGGTGGTAGTAGCGCTTCAGCATCTGCAAGTCCTTGTGCCCCGTCACGCTGGACAACTCCAGCACGTTGCTCAGCTTCTCGGCAATGCGCGAAGTGCCTTCGTGCCTCAGATCATGGAAGTGAAAATCTTCCAGCTTGGCGCGCTTCACAGCCCGCGCCCAGGCCAGCTTGAAGGCATTGGCTGACACGTCAAACACACGCCCTTCTGGCTCGTCATCGCCCTTCAGCTCCGCCAGGATGGCCATGGCCTGCGTTGACAGGGGTACGTTCCTCGACTCGCCGTTCTTGGTCTCCGGCAGGTGCACATAGCGCTCTTCCAGGTGCACGTGCTGCCAGTCCAGCGCCAGGATTTCGCCGCGCCGCATGGCGGTGGCAATGGCCAGCTCCACAATCGGTCGCAGCCAGGGCACACGGCAACTGCGCTCACGGCCGTCGGCCGTACAGGCAGCCAACAGCCGCGCTTCTTCTGAAAGGTGGGCCTTGCCCTTCTTGGCTGGCTTCAGGCGGCGGTCACGCCCGTTTTTCACCTTGGGCCTGGCCACGCCCTGCGCCGGGTTGCGCGGCAATGCAATTTCCCACTCCTGCATGGCGTGGGCGATCACGCGCTGCAGCAGGCCCATCTCGCGCACCACGGTGGCCGGGCACACCCCGTCCACCTTCAAACGTTCGTCGCGGTAGCGGGCGATGTCGATGGGCCGCAAGTTGGCCATGGCCGTCTCGGCGAACTTGCGCCGTGCCATGGCCTTGAGCCGAGCGATTTCGCTGTCAGCGCCTCGGTGCAACGGCGAGACCTCCTCAACGTACTGGCCGATCAGGGCGGCCAGCGTCTTGCGTTCGGCCAATGCGCGCGACACGAAGGTGCCACGGCGCATCTCGGTCTCGACCTCAGCGGCCCAGGCCATCGCGTCTGATTTGCTCT
This genomic window from Aquabacterium sp. A3 contains:
- a CDS encoding Eco57I restriction-modification methylase domain-containing protein; translation: MSIAIDWWSSLKHGGLLISPDKVANEFATELSPLPAWRAERLRRALTAFNGENEQLGALLDFVLHDLAELPDGEWQKAQAVDARWSLRSFTGVLVKPRRLWQGPQGEVLPVFVPEDGASRQFSGRLGVGRSRQLLSRVVEWLRQKQQPLALVTNGRQWRLVHAGQDYDAWCEWDIDLWFVEGAPGSQVTAWRQLLNRSALVAEAGQRHGVLLSAILASRKGQADLSAVLGERVRQAVEELITASHGAIEQAQQAGTAPAYADLYVAGSRIVMRCIITLFAEARNLLPVDNPVYQRAYSLEGLRQTLDRRATGRGNDRLSQSRSAWPRLMALFRLIHEGSSHEALPVPHYSGALFAPGDAASKDGIDRALALLEGPQNAVTDRQVHRMLQLLTRTVMRVRQGRSSRLVPSPVDFSALSSEYIGILYEGLLDFELKQAAVDDPVIFLAVGNEPALTLSQLEGMSDAVIKQLFDALKKKDKAGGGDGDDDGGEDEAAEADEEAGSDAEADDIEEVAEPEEAPTDVAAEDDELALSQDHLQRAQAWLEKAAVIAGLVKKPRGRRAAGAADGEDAEALAKAARSLCARQVAPGQFYLVRWGGTRKGAGTFYTRPQLAAPTVRRALQPLAYEAARTEVDTRTGLTEVVDWVPKRPEDILALKVCDPAMGSGSFLAGALRYLTDALVASLYHHKLIERSEDGGVPRMADGQISEVLSDELLKLRPTEEGFEDALRAQLKRHIVERCLYGVDLDPLAVELGRMALWVETMDRDLPFGFLDHKLKVGNALVGTWFDTYRDYPALAWEREGGDKDYQKDKPQNLVNHSYTDAKGKKRGDKFTAAIAARSKAVPEQLIGQLSGQITLEGGLEASEVHNELLKVFRKLHRLPVHDSDRRATVYREEVLANPHYHALKARMDLWCALWFWPGDQIDVAPLPLQFGQPSETALAVATEVAARRHFFHWELEFPDVFTASQQGFDAILGNPPWEIQKPSSKEFFSNHDPLYRAYGKQDALAQQIEYFKANPQLEHKWIAYVAGIKAMSNWVKCAGQPFGDRVTTDKDGKKKHDLNLGGRGRDSFVVSQRLHDKWLSQRKKRKGFADSAHPFKHQGSADLNTYKMFLEQSHALMRPHGRMGMIVPSGIYTDKGTTDLRTLFLDHCEWQWLFGFENREGIFDIHRSFKFCPLVIQKTGTTQAIRAAFMHRNVDDWAQAERHVMAYPRERVLEFSPYSKAILEIRSEQDLRVLQKIYANGVLLGDQSERGWGVKYAREFDMTNDSKLFPPRPKWEEKGYQPDEYGHWLKGPWQPYSGPSNILDRPAGLVLSRDGNQALHVGSIEDVALPLYEGRMIGQFDSAEKGWVSGKGRAAVWRELSYDEKELEPQFLMGLEDAVDNGMLLDWKAPMLNIGSATNSRSVIAGLMRGFPCNHSLNPITFQDQELTFCAPVALNSFVFDYDVRQRLGGLNLSFFLLDESVFPRPGRARHLAAIGRALSATSERVANAWLVDIDRSKSWRRHWAVTPHERLRLRVIADAVTAHIYGLSTEDFAHILADCDRPEDDLRSRVTGFDPKGFWRVDRDRPPELRATVLSLVALHEISRLGLEPFMAMNDGEGWLLPEHLRLADFGLGHDSRAEAVQEVARHFGPRHLDWQLSEDVDRSWQECEAHAALIRTIAPKIYVDEARTAVGALAPANDPNHQPGLF
- the drmD gene encoding DISARM system SNF2-like helicase DrmD, whose product is MLATVRNRRGVISAVEPFAASKTSELLHLVTIEFSDADGEPEETVLWERERGPVVLEPNALPKVDAEAPMKMAEFLSLQRATRWTAITPFLSPEDPDRQAESVPTAPVYGAVSADDFQLVPLARAMRMPRVSLLLADDVGLGKTVEAGLILAELVRKRRIRRVLIITPASLRTQWQQEMEEKFSLGFDIVDKAATHRLQKEMGLDANPWRALPRIITSYHYLRQPDVLEQFIANCRSTQTQQGAQLPWDLLIVDEAHNLMPSNFGEDSDLAEMLRLLTPWFEHRLFLTATPHNGHTRCFSGLLEQLDPVRFTRTPAFTEKERAMIGDVLIRRLKSEINTQDKDAGRPPRFATRNLKPMPLYMMRAEKDLAVAVRAFCAALKRQILAAPEVRSVLNFAIEVLRKRLLSSPVTFADSWLRFKAGLDAQEQTHASEVLAARRAVEEDIDDDQERESRNLHAAHVVGAWMHPYLGKLTKEVAAVDAALQALKLTDLPVTTKVPAVDARFDRLKELISERLRNAEAWNPDERLIIFTEYKTTLDYLVQRLEREYGADTGAIVQLYGGMSDEDRERIKLAFNDPGSAVQILVATDAASEGLNLQHTARFLVHYEIPWNPSRLEQRNGRIDRHGQARDVTIFHFASDDDADLAFVARVLEKVNDIREDLGSVGELFDAAFQRRMMELNDDQDVLADLDREIGTRQHATDDARVVTAERGIEERARLERLLTDLDLTPQTLQNTLRMALGLGSAHEPLQGPDATGRMRLRTPLPARWQAVADDSLRLRGDRGVAGAMPWLVFDNRYFVHTINGRPVFRPSPDTVLMHLGHPVMRQALTSFARLRFPGGQSEFAPPSRWVATRGHVPAGADALVLLTIEELGINELRETLHHWVRTVALPVSGGKLGSMLPYAGPHAATMPGAEDAAIVPAARDIWDDVDTSVKTWLNAYRDQLTTTLARELKSAGSTATEHEKAAFERRIREVASLQREQSIEKIKREIEEHRKQQLQYSLLEDANEKAERELRDLQDELKRRQGQFGDLLERLTQERDRILKHVMPHRFALLGSAQVFPVTIEIRLPGSTQ